The Spartobacteria bacterium region ATTCCAATCCACCACCAGCCTGAGCGCTGCCTTCAGCATGAGATCAAGCCAGATTCGCGTGGCACGACCATTCCCTTCGCGGAACGGATGGGCAATATTCATCTCGACATATTTTTCGATGATTTGATCAAAGGTGCTGTGTGGCATGGCATCAATATGCTTCAGCGATGGTTCCAAATACATGAGCGGGGCAAAACGAAAATCTCCCTTGGCGATATTCACATCTCGGATTTTTCCGGCAAAGGGATAAATGTCTTCAAATAGATAGGCATGAATATACGCAAGCCCAGCGAAAGTGCCGATTTCCACCCTGACAATATCACCCGAATCAAACAGCTGCTTTGCTTTGTGCTTGCTGATTTTTTCTTCTGCTTTGGCCAGTTCGATTTGGTTGCTGATATTGAGTTTGTTTTCCAGGATCATTCGGCATCTCCTG contains the following coding sequences:
- a CDS encoding cell filamentation protein Fic, encoding MILENKLNISNQIELAKAEEKISKHKAKQLFDSGDIVRVEIGTFAGLAYIHAYLFEDIYPFAGKIRDVNIAKGDFRFAPLMYLEPSLKHIDAMPHSTFDQIIEKYVEMNIAHPFREGNGRATRIWLDLMLKAALRLVVDWN